The following proteins are encoded in a genomic region of Cryptomeria japonica chromosome 11, Sugi_1.0, whole genome shotgun sequence:
- the LOC131041839 gene encoding uncharacterized protein LOC131041839: MKNIAKTKKREEAGTILVSASKSLVPVFVGTILVSAGTIPILASTVPVPASTIPIPTSTIPVIVATIPIPVVPIHVGTIPVLVGTVLVLVGTVPFYVIPVHVGNVPVLVGTVLVSVVPVHVGTIPILADTVQVSAVDVPVFVAAIPIFVVIVLVTIVIVPISIFAYIIPISVNTVPIFVAIVPISATTIPVLVFVNPVLVSVDTVPVFVDTILVFDATVPFSTTVIPISTVVVPFLVSIDTVLVSIDTILVFAATIPVSAATLPVSIVAVLVSIDTVLVSLRTVPIPATTVLVLVIPVPEHVILVPITCTVTSFFL, encoded by the coding sequence ATACTGGTTTCTGCCTCCAAGTCACTCGTACCAGTTTTTGTTGGTACTATACTAGTTTCTGCTGGTACCATACCAATTTTGGCTAGTACTGTACCAGTTCCTGCTAGCACAATACCAATTCCTACTAGCACCATACCAGTTATTGTTGCCACCATACCAATTCCTGTTGTACCCATACATGTTGGCACTATACCAGTACTTGTTGGCACAGTACTAGTTCTTGTTGGCACCGTACCATTTTATGTCATACCGGTACATGTTGGCAATGTACCAGTTCTTGTTGGCACCGTTCTAGTTTCTGTTGTACCAGTACATGTTGGCACTATACCAATACTTGCTGACACCGTACAAGTTTCTGCTGTCGATGTACCAGTTTTTGTTGCCGCCATACCAATTTTTGTTGTCATCGTACTAGTTACTATTGTCATCGTACCAATTTCAATTTTTGCCTACATCATACCAATTTCTGTCAACACCGTACCAATTTTTGTTGCCATCGTACCAATTTCTGCTACCACCATACCAGTTTTAGTTTTTGTCAACCCCGTACTAGTTTCTGTCGATACTGTACCAGTTTTTGTCGATACTATACTAGTTTTTGATGCCACCGTACCATTTTCTACTACTGTCATACCAATTTCTACTGTCGTCGTACCATTTTTAGTTTCTATCGACACCGTACTAGTTTCTATCGACACCATACTGGTTTTTGCTGCCACCATACCAGTTTCTGCTGCCACCCTACCGGTTTCTATTGTTGCAGTACTAGTTTCTATTGACACCGTACTAGTTTCTCTCAGAACCGTACCAATACCTGCTACTACTGTACTAGTGCTTGTCATACCAGTACCTGAACATGTCATACTAGTACCAATTACCTGTACGGTGACCTCATTTTTTCTCTAG